The following proteins are encoded in a genomic region of Gossypium hirsutum isolate 1008001.06 chromosome D05, Gossypium_hirsutum_v2.1, whole genome shotgun sequence:
- the LOC121217986 gene encoding uncharacterized protein isoform X2: protein MTTLQFHSQSRFESDIRFASSTSCSFRPRRNFTLPRRFRPRPPSLHSHSSTSLRPLPRAFSNDPAVTEKPSICTADELHYVPLPNSDWRLALWRYHPPPQALPRNHPLLLLSGLGTNAIGYDISPESSFARYMSGQGFDTWILEFRGAGLSVQASNLKELKQSADAVSEQIEAIAKSVANEVSPQKQPTGVSGYLSDSEFYFLREDSIGIGTAWDEAKLVAELTEIFMRLSERLSGFLSESQSRLISTKLLDQISKLLEDSQLSERFEEVRIKLANVLEKQQNSVIASQIRDLSQRLVNIIEGGQRSVSPQFIDIQERLSSTIEDFQKQLDLIVKYDWDFDHYLEEDVPAAMEYIRAQTKPKDGKLLAIGHSMGGILLYAMLSRCGSEGREPRLKAVVTMASALDYRCSKPLKVLLPLADPAQALNVPAVPFGTLLAAAYPLASRPPYVLGWLNDLISAEDMMHPELLEKLVLNNFCTIPTKLIMQLTSAFGDKGLCNRSGKLSYRDHLNKSNVPVLAIAGDQDLICPPEAVEETAKLFPENLVTYKLFGEPHGPHYAHYDLVGGRLAMEQVYPCIVQFLSQYD from the exons ATGACCACGCTCCAATTCCATTCCCAATCCCGATTCGAATCCGATATCCGGTTCGCTTCCTCCACTTCCTGCAGTTTCCGTCCTAGACGGAACTTCACCCTCCCTCGTCGGTTTCGCCCTCGCCCTCCATCTCTCCACTCTCATTCCTCCACCTCTTTACGGCCACTCCCAAGAGCTTTCTCCAACGATCCTGCCGTTACCGAAAAGCCTTCTATTTGTACAGCCGACGAGCTCCACTATGTGCCTCTACCTAATTCTGATTGGCGCCTTGCCCTCTGGCGTTATCACCCTCCTCCTCag GCGCTACCTAGAAATCACCCTCTATTATTATTATCTGGACTGGGGACTAATGCCATTGGGTATGATATTTCTCCTGAG TCTTCATTTGCGAGATACATGTCTGGCCAAGGATTTGACACATGGATTCTTGAGTTTCGTGGTGCTGGGCTGAGTGTGCAGGCATCAAATTTGAAAGAACTTAAGCAATCTGCTGATGCAGTATCtgagcagattgaagctatagCTAAGAGTGTGGCAAATGAAGTGTCTCCTCAGAAGCAGCCAACCGGTGTTTCTGGTTACCTATCCGATTCTGAGTTTTATTTTCTTAGAGAAGATTCAATAGGGATTGGAACGGCATGGGATGAAGCAAAATTGGTTGCAGAGTTAACAGAAATTTTCATGCGTTTGTCTGAGAGACTTTCTGGCTTTCTTAGTGAAAGTCAATCAAGACTAATATCAACTAAACTATTAGATCAGATATCAAAACTTTTGGAAGATTCTCAATTATCTGAACGCTTTGAGGAGGTGAGGATAAAGCTCGCCAACGTATTAGAAAAACAACAAAACTCAGTTATTGCCAGCCAAATTAGAGATCTGAGTCaaagacttgtaaatattattgaggGAGGCCAACGATCTGTTTCACCTCAGTTCATTGATATTCAAGAGAGGCTTTCTTCAACAATAGAAGATTTTCAGAAACAACTTGACTTGATTGTGAAGTATGATTGGGATTTTGATCACTATTTGGAGGAGGATGTTCCTGCTGCG ATGGAATACATAAGGGCACAGACAAAGCCAAAGGATGGAAAACTGCTTGCAATTGGTCACTCAATGGGAGGCATATTGCTTTATGCAATGCTATCACGGTGTG GTTCTGAAGGAAGGGAACCAAGACTTAAGGCTGTTGTAACTATGGCATCGGCACTTGATTACAGATGCTCAAAGCCACTCAAAGTACTCTTACCTCTT GCAGATCCTGCCCAAGCACTTAATGTCCCTGCTGTTCCATTTGGAACATTACTGGCAGCTGCTTATCCTCTAGCTTCTCGGCCTCCTTATGTATTGGGTTGGCTTAATGATCTAATATCAGCAGAGGACATGATGCATCCAGAGTTGCTAGAAAAGCTCGTCTTAAATAATTTCT GTACCATACCAACTAAGCTTATTATGCAGCTCACATCAGCATTCGGAGACAAGGGGTTATGCAATAGAAGTGGTAAACTTTCCTACAGGGATCACCTAAATAAAAGCAACGTCCCTGTCCTGGCTATTGCAGGAGATCAAGATCTGATTTGCCCACCCGAAGCTGTAGAGG AAACTGCGAAGCTTTTTCCGGAGAATTTGGTAACCTATAAACTTTTTGGAGAACCTCATGGCCCCCATTATGCACACTATGATTTGGTGGGAGGACGATTG GCTATGGAGCAAGTTTACCCATGTATCGTCCAGTTTCTTAGTCAATATGATTAA
- the LOC107903877 gene encoding auxin-responsive protein IAA32 encodes MLEHTNLLLVAIEVTKRIKLMDSNASSFLLNDSILHSVYNYQSNEENGIIDLGLSLGTFQPQPYHPSTHLVSFEGRYSDLINWPGQPNSSHQKSSNAGYSEECQDEAEGVESKERWVYVKVNMDGVMVGRKVCMADHGGYLGLARQLEEMFGRHSLSGLRLFGVESEYWLLYKDDIEENWRNVGDVPWKEFVERVKRLRICRKKDDVHRPSF; translated from the exons ATGTTAGAGCATACCAACTTGCTTTTGGTAGCAATTGAAGTGACAAAAAGAATCAAATTAATGGATTCCAATGCTTCAAGCTTTCTTCTAAACGACTCCATTCTTCACTCAGTTTATAATTATCAAAGTAATGAAGAAAATGGTATTATTGATCTTGGTCTGAGTCTGGGAACTTTCCAACCTCAACCTTACCATCCATCTACACATT TGGTAAGCTTCGAAGGCAGATATAGTGACCTGATAAATTGGCCCGGCCAGCCAAATTCGTCACACCAAAAAAGCTCGAACGCTGGATATTCCGAGGAGTGTCAGGACGAAGCAGAAGGGGTTGAAAGCAAGGAGAGGTGGGTTTATGTTAAGGTAAACATGGATGGAGTTATGGTTGGTAGAAAAGTTTGCATGGCTGATCATGGCGGCTACTTAGGCCTTGCACGACAACTCGAAGAAATGTTCG GGAGACATTCACTCTCGGGATTAAGGTTATTCGGAGTGGAGTCGGAGTATTGGTTATTATACAAAGACGACATAGAGGAAAATTGGAGGAATGTTGGGGATGTCCCCTGGAA gGAGTTCGTGGAACGGGTGAAACGGCTGCGTATATGCCGAAAGAAGGATGATGTTCATCGTCCATCATTCTGA
- the LOC121217986 gene encoding uncharacterized protein isoform X1, translating into MTTLQFHSQSRFESDIRFASSTSCSFRPRRNFTLPRRFRPRPPSLHSHSSTSLRPLPRAFSNDPAVTEKPSICTADELHYVPLPNSDWRLALWRYHPPPQALPRNHPLLLLSGLGTNAIGYDISPESSFARYMSGQGFDTWILEFRGAGLSVQASNLKELKQSADAVSEQIEAIAKSVANEVSPQKQPTGVSGYLSDSEFYFLREDSIGIGTAWDEAKLVAELTEIFMRLSERLSGFLSESQSRLISTKLLDQISKLLEDSQLSERFEEVRIKLANVLEKQQNSVIASQIRDLSQRLVNIIEGGQRSVSPQFIDIQERLSSTIEDFQKQLDLIVKYDWDFDHYLEEDVPAAMEYIRAQTKPKDGKLLAIGHSMGGILLYAMLSRCGSEGREPRLKAVVTMASALDYRCSKPLKVLLPLADPAQALNVPAVPFGTLLAAAYPLASRPPYVLGWLNDLISAEDMMHPELLEKLVLNNFCTIPTKLIMQLTSAFGDKGLCNRSGKLSYRDHLNKSNVPVLAIAGDQDLICPPEAVEETAKLFPENLVTYKLFGEPHGPHYAHYDLVGGRLHQIYTSHSYCYVIDHFRGGIGRAYVTQIQV; encoded by the exons ATGACCACGCTCCAATTCCATTCCCAATCCCGATTCGAATCCGATATCCGGTTCGCTTCCTCCACTTCCTGCAGTTTCCGTCCTAGACGGAACTTCACCCTCCCTCGTCGGTTTCGCCCTCGCCCTCCATCTCTCCACTCTCATTCCTCCACCTCTTTACGGCCACTCCCAAGAGCTTTCTCCAACGATCCTGCCGTTACCGAAAAGCCTTCTATTTGTACAGCCGACGAGCTCCACTATGTGCCTCTACCTAATTCTGATTGGCGCCTTGCCCTCTGGCGTTATCACCCTCCTCCTCag GCGCTACCTAGAAATCACCCTCTATTATTATTATCTGGACTGGGGACTAATGCCATTGGGTATGATATTTCTCCTGAG TCTTCATTTGCGAGATACATGTCTGGCCAAGGATTTGACACATGGATTCTTGAGTTTCGTGGTGCTGGGCTGAGTGTGCAGGCATCAAATTTGAAAGAACTTAAGCAATCTGCTGATGCAGTATCtgagcagattgaagctatagCTAAGAGTGTGGCAAATGAAGTGTCTCCTCAGAAGCAGCCAACCGGTGTTTCTGGTTACCTATCCGATTCTGAGTTTTATTTTCTTAGAGAAGATTCAATAGGGATTGGAACGGCATGGGATGAAGCAAAATTGGTTGCAGAGTTAACAGAAATTTTCATGCGTTTGTCTGAGAGACTTTCTGGCTTTCTTAGTGAAAGTCAATCAAGACTAATATCAACTAAACTATTAGATCAGATATCAAAACTTTTGGAAGATTCTCAATTATCTGAACGCTTTGAGGAGGTGAGGATAAAGCTCGCCAACGTATTAGAAAAACAACAAAACTCAGTTATTGCCAGCCAAATTAGAGATCTGAGTCaaagacttgtaaatattattgaggGAGGCCAACGATCTGTTTCACCTCAGTTCATTGATATTCAAGAGAGGCTTTCTTCAACAATAGAAGATTTTCAGAAACAACTTGACTTGATTGTGAAGTATGATTGGGATTTTGATCACTATTTGGAGGAGGATGTTCCTGCTGCG ATGGAATACATAAGGGCACAGACAAAGCCAAAGGATGGAAAACTGCTTGCAATTGGTCACTCAATGGGAGGCATATTGCTTTATGCAATGCTATCACGGTGTG GTTCTGAAGGAAGGGAACCAAGACTTAAGGCTGTTGTAACTATGGCATCGGCACTTGATTACAGATGCTCAAAGCCACTCAAAGTACTCTTACCTCTT GCAGATCCTGCCCAAGCACTTAATGTCCCTGCTGTTCCATTTGGAACATTACTGGCAGCTGCTTATCCTCTAGCTTCTCGGCCTCCTTATGTATTGGGTTGGCTTAATGATCTAATATCAGCAGAGGACATGATGCATCCAGAGTTGCTAGAAAAGCTCGTCTTAAATAATTTCT GTACCATACCAACTAAGCTTATTATGCAGCTCACATCAGCATTCGGAGACAAGGGGTTATGCAATAGAAGTGGTAAACTTTCCTACAGGGATCACCTAAATAAAAGCAACGTCCCTGTCCTGGCTATTGCAGGAGATCAAGATCTGATTTGCCCACCCGAAGCTGTAGAGG AAACTGCGAAGCTTTTTCCGGAGAATTTGGTAACCTATAAACTTTTTGGAGAACCTCATGGCCCCCATTATGCACACTATGATTTGGTGGGAGGACGATTG CATCAGATTTATACCAGCCACAGCTATTGTTATGTGATTGATCATTTCCGTGGAGGCATTGGTAGGGCTTACGTTACTCAGATTCAGGTTTGA